A stretch of the Sphingosinithalassobacter tenebrarum genome encodes the following:
- the trbC gene encoding type-F conjugative transfer system pilin assembly protein TrbC: MIRAQADAEVAAMGDTPRFIAFASLAMPEPSLKALVRDVSRAGGVTVLRGFPQGDSSSFKKRIAAIWSDSDDAGALGIDPRLFRAFDIKVAPSFVMIASDFSPCDGFDCKDVLPPHDRIAGNISVAEVLDTFASGGGPGAQLARLHSRRLEGERP; encoded by the coding sequence ATGATCCGCGCCCAGGCCGACGCGGAAGTGGCAGCGATGGGCGACACGCCCCGGTTCATCGCTTTTGCCTCATTGGCAATGCCCGAGCCCTCATTGAAGGCGCTGGTTCGCGATGTCTCAAGGGCCGGCGGCGTCACCGTACTGCGCGGTTTCCCGCAAGGCGACAGCTCGAGCTTCAAGAAACGCATCGCCGCCATCTGGAGCGATAGCGATGATGCCGGCGCGCTCGGGATCGACCCGCGCCTGTTCCGCGCCTTCGATATCAAGGTTGCCCCGAGCTTCGTGATGATCGCAAGCGATTTCAGCCCCTGCGACGGGTTCGACTGCAAAGACGTCTTGCCGCCGCACGACCGCATTGCCGGCAATATCAGCGTGGCCGAAGTGCTTGACACCTTCGCTTCGGGAGGCGGTCCGGGAGCGCAGCTCGCGCGCCTCCATTCCCGCAGGCTCGAAGGAGAACGGCCATGA